The bacterium genome has a segment encoding these proteins:
- a CDS encoding DUF4434 domain-containing protein encodes MEKLKKTLGITFFLAFAPFSYPSLTGTFLQLDGSNLPWREDEWRKELSYMKQIGMDTLIIASVAFDSTSFYPSRFLSEFQQSGTKDPIETLLSLSDKMRIDIYLGLYSWNWKGKGSEEDFENFAEFNRKVAKELYSLYSKHPSFKGWYILSWELGNAPPLENVAVKAYKKVVDFLRKLNPKKKIIIAPYFTLDISPEKMGEGWRKILSFLKIDILALQDGVGCDRGIKPEHISPYFSSMKKACEENKVEFWGDLEIFDILAGWKPANLERIREQIEKMKPFVKKIVVWEFNHYMSPLKGEEQRKLYEEYKNFYQKEVKRR; translated from the coding sequence ATGGAAAAGCTTAAGAAAACTCTCGGTATCACCTTCTTCCTTGCCTTTGCCCCTTTCTCCTACCCATCCCTCACTGGCACATTCCTCCAACTTGACGGTTCCAATCTCCCCTGGCGGGAAGATGAATGGAGAAAGGAATTATCCTATATGAAGCAAATAGGAATGGATACCCTGATAATCGCCTCTGTCGCCTTTGACTCTACCTCTTTTTATCCCTCCCGCTTCCTCTCAGAGTTCCAGCAATCAGGGACAAAGGACCCAATTGAGACCCTCCTCTCACTCTCCGATAAGATGAGGATAGATATCTATCTCGGTCTATATAGCTGGAATTGGAAGGGGAAAGGAAGCGAGGAGGATTTTGAGAATTTCGCTGAATTTAATAGAAAGGTGGCAAAGGAGCTCTACAGCTTGTATTCCAAACATCCTTCTTTTAAAGGATGGTATATCTTGAGCTGGGAATTGGGGAATGCGCCTCCGCTGGAGAATGTGGCTGTCAAAGCTTATAAAAAAGTAGTGGATTTCCTCCGGAAGCTAAATCCGAAGAAGAAAATAATAATCGCTCCCTATTTCACATTGGATATATCTCCAGAGAAAATGGGGGAGGGATGGCGAAAAATTTTGTCCTTCCTCAAAATAGACATCTTAGCTCTTCAGGATGGAGTGGGATGCGATAGGGGGATAAAGCCTGAGCATATCTCTCCTTATTTTTCCTCTATGAAAAAAGCTTGTGAGGAGAACAAGGTGGAATTTTGGGGAGATTTGGAGATATTTGATATTCTGGCGGGATGGAAGCCGGCAAATTTGGAGAGAATCAGGGAGCAGATAGAGAAGATGAAGCCATTCGTCAAGAAGATAGTGGTTTGGGAGTTCAATCACTATATGAGCCCTCTGAAGGGAGAGGAGCAAAGGAAATTATATGAGGAATATAAAAATTTCTACCAAAAGGAGGTTAAGAGAAGATGA
- a CDS encoding HEAT repeat domain-containing protein gives MRKILLLIFAVFFSLFSEENLIGLESPKTQVSQSVQESNQYKENLPKFKTLKIQVFQSYEGPAQGVYIPFKEVASRLFSFAGVTVVPDDSLNYEALLTIKVEGKALGKNYVKGGYLYTGARMQGEVSLEVGGKLVREQVKINVEPWEVSPYEYTKWVDPEIYKDPGRALASYAFGYGESKTEEGTEPPPEMKEAGVGIKLAKICYRFFGVKPLLLALTDKEQTISMIAGMGIASVKDPEAVLPLCEMLKSRGKEDNMRTTLIYLLGELGDIRAEDVLLEALKSEENETIKYYLIEALGKVKSRKAVEPLLSLLKEEKTPSEQKMVIIESLGNIGDERAIEEISKYLNIVETGLRFTAIKALGKIHSSRSAEVLVSYINDKDINIAYEARQALWRMGAEAIPVLFRELKRDKGISEGIAEIFDKGIKDINAIPYLLSFLKDDDRMVREFAVAGLVSIGRPSIEPLISFLEKEKDRTALGCAASALRAITKQDFGIDPAKWRQWWKENKGK, from the coding sequence ATGAGGAAGATTTTGCTGTTGATTTTCGCTGTTTTCTTCTCTTTATTTAGCGAGGAGAATCTCATCGGATTGGAAAGCCCTAAAACGCAGGTTTCTCAATCCGTTCAGGAATCAAATCAATACAAAGAGAATCTGCCCAAATTTAAGACCCTTAAAATTCAGGTTTTTCAATCCTACGAGGGACCTGCTCAAGGAGTGTATATTCCTTTCAAGGAAGTCGCCTCTCGCCTTTTCTCCTTTGCCGGCGTCACCGTCGTTCCCGATGATTCGCTAAATTACGAAGCCCTATTGACTATAAAAGTGGAGGGAAAGGCACTGGGGAAAAATTATGTGAAGGGAGGATATCTTTACACCGGAGCGAGAATGCAAGGGGAAGTCAGCTTGGAGGTTGGCGGAAAGTTGGTAAGAGAGCAGGTCAAAATAAATGTTGAACCTTGGGAGGTCAGCCCTTACGAGTATACAAAGTGGGTTGACCCAGAGATTTACAAAGACCCAGGAAGAGCCTTGGCAAGCTACGCCTTCGGATATGGGGAATCAAAAACGGAGGAAGGAACGGAACCACCTCCAGAAATGAAGGAAGCGGGGGTGGGAATAAAGCTTGCGAAAATTTGCTACCGCTTCTTTGGCGTAAAGCCCCTTCTCCTCGCCCTTACCGATAAGGAGCAAACTATCTCTATGATAGCTGGTATGGGAATTGCTTCCGTCAAGGACCCAGAGGCAGTCCTTCCCCTCTGCGAGATGCTGAAAAGCAGGGGAAAGGAAGACAATATGAGAACTACACTGATATATTTGCTGGGCGAGCTCGGGGATATAAGGGCAGAGGATGTCCTATTAGAGGCGCTTAAATCAGAAGAGAACGAAACTATTAAATATTACTTAATTGAGGCGCTGGGAAAGGTTAAGTCTCGCAAGGCAGTAGAGCCATTACTTTCCCTTCTTAAGGAGGAGAAAACTCCATCAGAGCAAAAGATGGTTATCATAGAGAGTTTGGGGAACATCGGGGACGAGAGAGCCATAGAGGAAATCTCCAAATATCTCAATATTGTTGAAACTGGACTGCGATTCACCGCGATAAAGGCTTTAGGTAAGATACATTCTTCTCGCTCAGCGGAGGTCCTTGTTTCCTATATAAACGATAAAGACATAAATATCGCTTACGAGGCAAGACAAGCCCTTTGGAGGATGGGAGCGGAGGCGATACCCGTGCTGTTTCGGGAATTGAAGAGGGACAAAGGGATTTCAGAAGGGATAGCGGAGATATTTGATAAAGGGATAAAGGATATAAACGCTATCCCCTATCTTCTTTCCTTTTTAAAAGACGATGACAGAATGGTAAGGGAGTTTGCGGTTGCAGGGTTGGTGAGCATAGGGAGACCGTCAATTGAGCCCCTCATAAGCTTCCTGGAAAAGGAAAAAGACCGAACCGCTCTCGGATGCGCCGCCTCTGCTCTCCGAGCTATAACGAAGCAGGATTTCGGTATAGACCCCGCCAAATGGCGCCAATGGTGGAAAGAGAATAAAGGCAAATAA
- a CDS encoding SDR family oxidoreductase, with protein sequence MKLLEGKIALITGASKGIGRAIALAMADVGADIIATARTEEELKELCKEIKKKGRRAEYIVADLRSTEEAKAMAKRALEIFGRVDILVNNAGVSYPQPALETTEDRWDETFQINLKSLFFLTQVIARAMVQQGGGKIVNISSQAGLVGLEDHAAYCATKGGLILLTKVLAIEWGKYKINVNAVAPTIIMTPMAERAWADVRKREEALKKIPIGRFGKPEDVVGAVIFLASPYADLITGAVLPIDGGYTAQ encoded by the coding sequence ATGAAGCTTCTGGAAGGGAAAATCGCGTTGATAACGGGAGCAAGCAAGGGAATAGGGAGGGCAATAGCCCTCGCTATGGCGGATGTGGGAGCGGATATAATCGCAACGGCGAGAACTGAGGAGGAGTTAAAGGAGCTTTGCAAAGAAATAAAAAAGAAGGGAAGGAGGGCGGAATACATAGTTGCGGATTTGAGGAGCACTGAGGAAGCAAAGGCGATGGCTAAAAGGGCGCTGGAGATATTTGGCAGGGTTGATATATTGGTCAATAACGCTGGGGTCAGCTATCCCCAGCCCGCCCTTGAGACGACAGAGGATAGGTGGGACGAGACTTTCCAAATCAATTTGAAGTCGCTCTTCTTCCTCACCCAAGTTATTGCGAGGGCGATGGTTCAGCAAGGAGGCGGAAAGATAGTCAACATCTCCTCACAGGCGGGATTGGTCGGATTGGAGGACCACGCAGCTTATTGCGCCACAAAGGGAGGGTTGATACTTTTAACGAAGGTATTGGCTATAGAATGGGGGAAATACAAGATAAATGTGAACGCCGTCGCCCCCACAATCATAATGACGCCGATGGCGGAGAGGGCTTGGGCTGATGTCAGGAAGAGAGAAGAGGCATTGAAGAAGATACCTATAGGTAGATTCGGCAAACCAGAGGATGTAGTGGGAGCAGTCATCTTCTTAGCCTCCCCCTATGCCGACCTAATCACGGGAGCCGTCCTCCCCATAGACGGCGGCTACACTGCTCAATAG